The following DNA comes from Halalkaliarchaeum sp. AArc-CO.
TACGAGTGACTAATTTGGCCTGTCTTATTCTCTGTGGAGATGTTCCAGGATTCTCGATATCAGATAGTCACCCGTTTAATCACAAAAGAGATATACCACCCGAAAGCTAACCTTCCACTGGCACGCAGTTCAGTGCTGTGTCCCAACCACCTTGCTGCTGCGTGCTCCCCGGCCACACTCGTGGTCGGGGTACTACTGATGTCGAACCATCGAACTGATGAGTAGCGAGCCACCCGAAAACCCACGTTCGGTCGCGATCGAGCAACTCGAGGAGATCGGTTTGAGCACGTACGCCGCCCGGACGTTCGTCGCATTGTCCAGTCTCGGCACGGGAACAGCACGGGAGGTGAGCCGGGTTTCGGAGGTTCCACGCACCCGCGTGTACGACGCGGTCGAGGAACTCAGTGATCGGGGTCTCGTGGACGTCCAGCACTCGACGCCGAAGGAATTCTGGACCGTCTCTGCGGAAACCGCAGCACGCACGTTCGAGCGCGAACTGCACAATCGAACGACGACGCTCCTGGCGGCGCTGGAGGAACTCCAGCCAATCGATCGACGTACCGAACAGCGGGGGGTCTGGACGGTGGACGGACAGCCGGCCGTCACACAACGCGTCCTCGAGTTCTTCGACGAGGCGGAGGAAGAAATCGTCTACATGACTGTCGAGGATCTCCTGGTCGACGAACTGATCACAGGCCTCAGTGCGGCTCACGACCGGGGTGTCTCCATCAAACTCGCGGGGATTTCCCCGGCCGTTCAAGAGCGGATTCAAGCGGACATCCCCGGGGCGACGGTGTTCGAGTCGCTGTGGCTCTGGTCGGACACGCCGGCGGGTCGGCTGTTGATGGTCGACGGTCGAACGATCCTCGTGAGCGCGCTTCTCAACGGCGACGACGCCAGCCCGTCCGATCCGAGATCCGAGACTGCGATCTGGGGAGAAGGAGAGGCGAACAGCCTGGTTGCGGTCCTGAAAGCGATATTCACCTGGCAGCTCGATAAAACCGACTTGAACCGGTGAGCCGCTGACCGATAGTTGGCCCCCAGAGAAGAGCGGAGATCAGGGGCTGGGGGGTATCGACTCCTCGGGAAGGGAATCGAGTATCGCTTCGAGTCGTTCGTGGGGCCGATATCGGACCGTCCCGCTGTCGGCATCGTATTCGACGACGTCGAAGTCTGCCATCTTCGGGAGATGGTTGTGGTGCAGGTGGAGTGCGATACGGTCCCGCTCCAGATGCGAGTCGTCCTCCCGGGCCCATTCGGAGTCGTGCAATCGATCCACGAGGGCCTCGACGGTAATCTCACCGTCCTTCGTTTGCCGCAGCTCGCGGACGATTCGGCGCCGCCGCCGATCGGCGACGAGTTCGAGACACGCGTCGAGGCCCTGACTCGTCATACAGTATCATAGACCTGCCCGTCACATCAACCAGCCTGGTTTCCCACTCCGAATATTTTTTCATTAACCGAGTGACACCCTGTCGACGAGGCTCGCGCTGTCGACATTTCAGCTATCGTCGTGTGGATCGCCGTCCCGAATCGTGCCGATCCCCTGGCGCGCCAGTTCTGTGACGGCATACCCCCGTCGACCGTCGACAGTCGCCTCCTCGATCAGTCCGGCAGCGCGAAACTCCGACAGCGCCCCGTGCAGGTCGGACTCACAGAGATCGACGGCGTCGAGCAACTCGCGGGCCGAGACGCGCTCCCTGTCGACGAGTTCGACGAGTAGTCCGAGAGTCCGCTCGTCGTGAACGGCCGTGAGTACTACCCGCACAGGTTCCGGGACCCCGCTCGCGGCCACTGACAGTGGCGACTCGCCGGAGACGGGTTCCAGCGACGTGTTCGGCAGGTGGGCGGTCTCGCCGGTGGCCGGGTCCCGAACGAGACTGGCGTCGGAGGACTCGCGCAACAGCACGTACACCGTGCCGTTCTCGTCACGAACAGTTCTCACGGATTCGTCACCGCCTCGTCTGTCGGCTCCGATTCAATCGAATCTGTCGGATCTTCCTCGCTCCAGTCGCGTGCGTCGTATTCACGGTAGTACTGATACGTCCGAAAGCCGGCGAGGACCCCGACGAGCACCAGCCCGCCGCCGATCCTGGTCATCCCCTCGAAGTACCACACCATGACGCCGAGGCTGAACGCCAACAGCGCGAGGTTCAGCGCGACGACGCTGGCGACGAACAGCCGGAGCAGATCCGGATGGACCTCCTGGATCGCCCCCTCGAGCTGTTCGTCCGTGCCGTCCCCT
Coding sequences within:
- a CDS encoding helix-turn-helix domain-containing protein → MSSEPPENPRSVAIEQLEEIGLSTYAARTFVALSSLGTGTAREVSRVSEVPRTRVYDAVEELSDRGLVDVQHSTPKEFWTVSAETAARTFERELHNRTTTLLAALEELQPIDRRTEQRGVWTVDGQPAVTQRVLEFFDEAEEEIVYMTVEDLLVDELITGLSAAHDRGVSIKLAGISPAVQERIQADIPGATVFESLWLWSDTPAGRLLMVDGRTILVSALLNGDDASPSDPRSETAIWGEGEANSLVAVLKAIFTWQLDKTDLNR
- a CDS encoding ArsR family transcriptional regulator; this translates as MTSQGLDACLELVADRRRRRIVRELRQTKDGEITVEALVDRLHDSEWAREDDSHLERDRIALHLHHNHLPKMADFDVVEYDADSGTVRYRPHERLEAILDSLPEESIPPSP